The window ATTCGTGAAAATGAAAGTCGCATTCAAACATTAGAACAATTAAAAGAGGATTTTGTTCAGAAAAACAATGCTCATTATCAATAAAAATATTTTTTCTAATCTTAATTCAGCTATTAATTATTATCTCAGTTTATCTGACTGTCTTATTGTCGCAGGAGAGACAGAGTTAGTTAATCTGTTCTGGGATAAATTATGTGAATAATGTCCTGAATTTTAAATAGAAGTTTAACGGATATTAGCCCTATTAGGGGCTTTTTTTATGGAAATATTGTTGATAAAACTATCGTTAAAAGAAGGTGTTTTTTTCAGGGATTAAAAATGATTAAAATAATTAAAATAAATAAATATAAAAGATTAGTAAATGAATATTATATTGGTAGAAACTTTGGAAACTTAGAAGGTAGTGTATTAGGGAATAAATTTAAAATTAATAGAGATGGAGATAGAAAAGAAGTAATAGAGAAATATAGAAAATGGTTATGGAAAGAAGTGAAAAAGAAAGAAGGAAAAGTATGGAATGAATTGATGATGTTAGTCAAAGAAGTAAAAGCGGGTAAAGATATTTATTTAAGTTGTTGGTGTAAACCATTAGAATGTCATGGAGATGTAATAAAAAGCTGTATTGAATGGTTAATAAAAGAAGGACATTAGAACCCTTTAGACCTAGAATTTCTCTGGGTCTTTTTTTATTTCTTATTTCTTCTTCGCCATTCCCACGGGTACTCTATCTTTTCCCCCCACAGTCCTA is drawn from Cyanobacterium aponinum PCC 10605 and contains these coding sequences:
- a CDS encoding DUF4326 domain-containing protein produces the protein MIKIIKINKYKRLVNEYYIGRNFGNLEGSVLGNKFKINRDGDRKEVIEKYRKWLWKEVKKKEGKVWNELMMLVKEVKAGKDIYLSCWCKPLECHGDVIKSCIEWLIKEGH